In Leptospira harrisiae, a genomic segment contains:
- a CDS encoding adenylate/guanylate cyclase domain-containing protein encodes MIDLQSLLQKYPWEDKWKNLAKPMDYLWEIDLPVTREEMWPHLIDTSSLNKRMGMPRFDYKEINGKLIGKTKVAGFSFEWEEVPWEWEYLKEIFHARIYTKGFGHYIRGKIFLEPLGESRSRVYVYFGWIPRNFFMRKLLEFVMPKMGEDFRKTLNEIAEEVKKGKQQKTIKQGKESTFTPDAQWIHKEKLDQEKEKLIQLGITNDTVTSVFDWIKSASDNDLYRIRIKEVSLKLDLDPDEVLFLFLHGCRLGLFTLSWDIVCPHCRGARTSLSKLSDIPSKDQCDVCEIDFDTTGVNSIEVTFHLHPGIRIVEKQMYCAAEPATKQHILLTKKIGGKKSYSSSLLIGSGIFRLRKKGDKKYRLVDIKPNNQQTDILWLSETKEEEIKVSPRPNLVFENESDEDITIVLEERSEDQTSLRPSEIFNYQEFRDLFSEEAIATNLQLDIGIKTILFTDIVGSTKFYESEGDHGAFLQVREHFIKTNQIIQNFRGVVVKTIGDAVMASFSSPLQALKAAKEMQEWFHPENKHTPVRIRISIHSGNCLAVNLNSNIDYFGNTVNYTAKLQTVTNSGEISFSETIFRDRDIREYLRAGEIKLRKTEFPLPWADRTDFVYIWKV; translated from the coding sequence ATGATCGATTTACAATCTTTACTTCAAAAATATCCTTGGGAAGACAAATGGAAAAATCTAGCAAAACCTATGGATTATCTTTGGGAAATTGACCTTCCCGTTACGAGAGAAGAAATGTGGCCTCACCTCATTGACACTTCTTCACTCAATAAAAGAATGGGAATGCCTCGATTTGATTATAAAGAAATAAATGGAAAACTGATCGGCAAAACCAAAGTGGCAGGTTTTTCATTTGAATGGGAAGAAGTTCCATGGGAATGGGAATACCTCAAAGAAATTTTCCATGCAAGGATTTATACAAAAGGGTTTGGCCATTACATTAGAGGAAAAATATTTTTAGAACCTTTGGGGGAATCAAGAAGCAGAGTTTATGTTTATTTTGGGTGGATTCCAAGAAACTTTTTTATGCGCAAACTTTTAGAATTTGTTATGCCTAAAATGGGAGAAGATTTTCGCAAAACATTAAATGAAATTGCAGAAGAAGTCAAAAAAGGAAAACAACAAAAAACAATCAAACAAGGAAAAGAATCTACGTTCACACCTGATGCCCAATGGATTCACAAAGAAAAACTAGATCAAGAAAAGGAAAAATTGATCCAACTTGGTATCACAAATGATACAGTCACTTCAGTATTTGATTGGATTAAATCCGCATCCGATAACGACTTATATAGAATTCGCATAAAAGAAGTTAGTCTAAAATTAGATTTAGACCCAGATGAAGTATTGTTTCTTTTTTTACACGGCTGTCGATTAGGTTTGTTTACTCTTAGTTGGGACATCGTTTGTCCGCATTGTCGTGGAGCAAGAACATCACTATCAAAACTCAGCGACATTCCTTCCAAAGACCAATGTGATGTATGTGAAATTGATTTTGATACGACTGGTGTCAACTCCATCGAAGTAACTTTCCATCTCCACCCAGGAATCAGGATTGTCGAAAAACAGATGTACTGTGCTGCAGAGCCTGCAACAAAACAACATATACTTCTAACTAAAAAAATTGGAGGAAAAAAATCCTATTCTTCCAGCCTTCTAATTGGTTCGGGTATTTTTAGGCTTAGAAAAAAAGGAGATAAAAAATATCGTTTAGTTGATATCAAACCGAATAACCAACAAACAGATATTTTATGGCTCTCCGAAACGAAGGAAGAAGAAATTAAAGTTTCACCTCGACCTAATCTCGTTTTTGAAAACGAATCAGACGAAGACATTACTATAGTTTTAGAAGAAAGAAGCGAGGACCAAACAAGTTTAAGACCTTCAGAAATTTTTAACTACCAAGAATTCCGAGACCTTTTTTCAGAAGAAGCCATTGCCACGAATCTTCAACTAGACATTGGAATCAAAACTATCCTTTTCACAGATATCGTAGGTTCCACAAAATTCTATGAATCGGAAGGCGATCATGGCGCCTTTTTGCAAGTAAGAGAACATTTTATCAAAACAAACCAAATCATCCAAAACTTCAGAGGAGTGGTTGTTAAAACCATTGGTGATGCAGTTATGGCGAGTTTCTCAAGCCCCTTACAAGCACTAAAGGCTGCAAAAGAAATGCAAGAATGGTTTCATCCTGAAAACAAACATACACCTGTTAGAATACGAATTTCAATCCATTCAGGAAACTGTTTGGCCGTAAACCTAAACAGTAACATTGACTATTTTGGAAACACTGTCAACTACACAGCAAAACTCCAAACCGTCACCAATTCGGGAGAAATTTCCTTTAGTGAAACTATCTTTCGAGATCGAGACATTCGCGAATACTTACGGGCAGGCGAAATCAAATTGCGAAAAACGGAATTCCCTCTCCCCTGGGCGGACCGAACCGACTTTGTTTATATTTGGAAAGTATAA
- a CDS encoding glycoside hydrolase family 5 protein: MAPKKLSPQGEWFVDANGRKVILRGINLGGDTKVPFPNGGTQFPTDFSDHKEVSFIGRPFPLSEANVHFTRLKRWGFNVIRLLTTWEAVEHKGPNEYDEAYLDYFTEIVRLAGENGFYVFIDFHQDVWSRMTGGDGAPGWIFETLGIDYRKLSEADAAIVMQRAYDYSRPGIRQEENYPTMCWSQNYRYAGNAILWTLFFGGKDFAPNFLINGKNVQDYLQGHYLGCMKQIAERVKGFDFVLGFDSLNEPGKGFIGRAMNDRGLKNTEVDPAKPGLGWSPIDALFSSHGHSIDLPYLTLKVWKGGFVPTKTVTVNQNKVSIWLPNSPGDPFQLEGAYTITKDGTPFIEKNDYFQKVNGRTIDFDADYLIPFMRTVGETIQEIRNDWMVFIEREASDAFTHPHLNGETPKLAVNAAHWYDILTLLFKTFLYPIAIDTLTKRPVFGKSGIEAMYVRQLTRIKNTADSVPGKIPSLIGEFGIPFDLQGGKAYREWKKGNHSPKIWKRHVMALDAMYNAMDQLFLSNTLWNYTASNENDLMVGDGWNQEDLSIFSKDQIIPGSDPDVYGGGGRAIEGFCRPYAAFTQGIPIKMKYNLENREFHFEWVSDISIQEPCLIKVPRFVYPNGVQIVLSNAEKISETEGELTVKGNGGKSTLILKPL, from the coding sequence ATGGCACCAAAAAAACTCTCTCCCCAAGGTGAATGGTTTGTAGATGCAAATGGACGAAAAGTAATTTTACGCGGTATAAATTTAGGCGGAGATACCAAGGTACCCTTTCCGAATGGAGGAACACAATTTCCCACCGATTTTTCCGACCACAAAGAAGTTAGTTTTATCGGAAGACCCTTTCCTCTTTCTGAAGCGAATGTCCACTTTACGAGGCTCAAACGATGGGGATTTAACGTAATACGTTTATTAACTACATGGGAAGCAGTCGAACACAAAGGTCCGAATGAGTATGACGAAGCCTACTTAGATTACTTTACAGAAATCGTTCGTTTGGCTGGTGAAAATGGTTTTTATGTTTTTATTGATTTTCACCAAGATGTTTGGTCAAGGATGACAGGAGGCGATGGTGCCCCTGGTTGGATTTTTGAAACCTTAGGAATTGATTATCGCAAACTTTCAGAAGCAGATGCAGCAATTGTTATGCAAAGAGCTTACGACTACTCAAGACCTGGAATCCGTCAGGAAGAAAATTACCCTACTATGTGCTGGTCACAAAACTATCGTTATGCTGGTAATGCCATCCTCTGGACTTTGTTTTTTGGTGGAAAAGATTTTGCACCCAACTTCCTCATCAATGGAAAAAATGTTCAGGATTATTTGCAAGGTCACTATTTGGGATGTATGAAACAGATAGCAGAACGAGTCAAAGGTTTTGACTTTGTTTTAGGTTTTGATTCTTTGAACGAACCCGGAAAAGGGTTTATTGGTCGGGCCATGAATGATCGTGGCCTAAAAAATACAGAAGTAGACCCGGCAAAACCAGGACTTGGTTGGTCACCCATTGATGCTTTATTCTCATCTCATGGTCATTCGATTGATTTGCCTTACCTTACGCTCAAAGTTTGGAAAGGTGGATTTGTCCCCACTAAAACAGTCACAGTCAATCAAAACAAAGTCTCTATCTGGTTACCAAATTCACCTGGAGATCCATTTCAATTAGAAGGCGCATATACCATAACAAAAGACGGAACACCCTTTATTGAAAAAAATGATTATTTCCAAAAAGTAAATGGAAGGACCATTGATTTTGATGCGGATTACCTAATTCCTTTTATGCGCACTGTTGGTGAAACCATTCAGGAAATTAGAAATGATTGGATGGTTTTTATCGAAAGAGAAGCCTCTGATGCATTCACTCATCCACACTTAAATGGAGAAACGCCTAAACTTGCTGTGAATGCTGCCCATTGGTATGACATCCTTACACTTCTATTCAAAACATTTTTATACCCCATAGCCATTGACACGCTCACCAAACGACCAGTATTCGGAAAATCTGGAATAGAAGCTATGTATGTTCGCCAACTCACAAGAATCAAAAATACAGCGGACTCAGTGCCAGGAAAAATTCCAAGTCTCATTGGTGAGTTCGGAATCCCTTTTGACTTACAAGGTGGAAAAGCATACAGAGAATGGAAAAAAGGAAACCATTCTCCGAAAATTTGGAAACGTCATGTAATGGCCCTCGATGCCATGTACAATGCAATGGATCAACTTTTTTTATCTAATACGTTATGGAACTACACCGCTTCTAATGAAAATGATTTAATGGTCGGTGATGGTTGGAACCAAGAAGACCTCAGCATCTTTTCAAAAGACCAAATCATTCCTGGATCCGATCCTGATGTCTATGGTGGCGGGGGGAGAGCTATCGAAGGTTTTTGTCGTCCTTACGCTGCCTTTACCCAAGGTATCCCAATCAAAATGAAATACAATTTAGAAAATCGAGAATTTCATTTCGAATGGGTATCAGATATTTCCATCCAAGAACCATGTCTTATCAAAGTTCCAAGGTTTGTTTATCCTAACGGAGTACAGATCGTACTTTCCAACGCAGAAAAAATTTCTGAAACAGAAGGTGAATTAACAGTCAAAGGAAATGGAGGGAAGTCTACTCTCATCCTAAAACCACTATGA
- a CDS encoding O-antigen ligase family protein, giving the protein MLYRIYRSFLALSIISCALSVSLSQLFLLLSFVFFLFLPEKPKFKSHLVKILFLFYVWQIVTVLYHFAGSGFDFNSIKHAFRDEMKDIFLVTAFISVQGIKPEDKQFLYKTFFIFALMVVITGFASIFSMTRLSRLISDLYKTSTSWPYQHHYGKITNINIYLPIGLMNTHLTFGGLLAFIFPGFVFRLYDSLYKKESIPKISINATLLLLVSVVFLFNNARSSLLGALVSTIFGIYILVFIDKDISKKMLKRIGVFILLVFIFVFVGYKTTNAVKRVVDPLFGGEKHTDSGRTFIWDSTFPLIENNPIFGIGSGNYQKEIEISRKEKEKENKELSFFYEVTQRGHAHNDYFHLTAVFGGPQGILYLMLFGVILYTLLNGNIPKKIRFMTYGLVGFFFSGLLQCYFQDDEVLIVFYFLLGYLNLYAELEKTTTELRIEG; this is encoded by the coding sequence ATGCTTTACCGAATCTATCGATCGTTTCTCGCTTTGTCCATCATTTCCTGTGCCCTTTCGGTTTCCCTCAGCCAACTTTTTTTACTCCTATCTTTTGTTTTTTTCCTCTTCCTACCCGAAAAACCAAAATTCAAAAGCCATTTAGTCAAAATTCTATTTTTATTTTATGTCTGGCAAATTGTAACCGTTTTGTATCATTTCGCAGGTTCAGGTTTTGATTTCAATTCCATCAAACATGCGTTTCGTGATGAAATGAAAGATATCTTTCTTGTGACTGCATTTATTTCTGTTCAAGGAATAAAACCGGAAGATAAACAATTCCTATACAAAACTTTTTTTATTTTTGCTCTAATGGTGGTAATAACAGGTTTTGCCTCTATCTTTTCAATGACAAGACTCTCGAGGTTAATATCAGACCTTTACAAAACTTCTACTTCTTGGCCTTACCAACACCATTATGGAAAAATCACTAACATCAATATTTATCTGCCCATTGGACTGATGAACACCCATCTTACCTTTGGAGGTTTACTTGCTTTTATTTTCCCAGGATTTGTCTTTCGATTATATGATTCATTATATAAAAAAGAATCGATTCCTAAAATTTCTATCAACGCCACATTACTTTTATTAGTATCAGTTGTTTTTTTATTCAACAATGCAAGATCTTCACTTCTCGGAGCATTGGTCAGCACGATATTCGGTATTTATATTCTTGTTTTTATAGATAAAGATATCTCAAAAAAAATGTTAAAACGGATCGGTGTTTTCATACTTTTAGTATTCATTTTTGTTTTTGTCGGATACAAAACAACTAATGCAGTCAAACGAGTAGTAGATCCATTATTTGGTGGTGAAAAACATACAGACTCAGGAAGAACTTTTATTTGGGACTCTACATTTCCATTGATCGAAAATAATCCAATTTTTGGAATAGGATCAGGGAACTACCAAAAAGAAATCGAAATTTCAAGAAAAGAGAAGGAAAAAGAAAATAAGGAACTTAGCTTTTTTTATGAAGTAACCCAAAGAGGTCATGCACATAATGATTATTTCCATTTAACTGCTGTCTTTGGAGGCCCACAGGGTATCCTCTATCTTATGTTATTTGGAGTCATTCTATACACTCTCCTCAATGGGAACATTCCTAAAAAAATTCGCTTTATGACTTATGGACTTGTTGGATTTTTCTTTTCTGGACTTTTACAATGTTATTTCCAAGATGATGAAGTTTTAATTGTATTTTACTTTTTGCTCGGATACCTCAATCTGTATGCCGAGTTAGAAAAAACGACAACCGAATTAAGGATAGAAGGATAA
- a CDS encoding glycosyltransferase: MRVLYFSDTFLPKTDGVAVSIKNFSELLALRGHEFCICAPKYGDGDFERMTDKIQVVRFRSGYLPSYPDIKVVLPSPGKIKRVIEDFKPDLIHIHTPGLLGLYAVNAAERFGIPTIGTYHTLMAEQEMYVSFYRLFKLDKLFFKANKFKKKLNIDELDKIVKFDNFNIRKKIILKICNDIYNRCDVVISPSHLIKEQLIEYGITRPITVVSNGMDLKRFQGTPKIYSSGDAPKFLHVGRISYEKNCDVVLNAFKTIHEYYPKATLTIIGEGPAIPSLQRQAEHLGIQDAVSFKGFIPNAVLHEEYPKYDVFLTASTMETQGLVVLEAIACGLPAVGVDAFALPELIRHGENGYIAKSFDAKGIAQGALEIIRNPDEYAKFSKNSIQIASGHEMEKCVDTMEEVYSKVIEAMKGKVKKSNIFDLFFDFMQ; the protein is encoded by the coding sequence TTGCGAGTCTTATATTTTTCCGATACTTTTTTGCCGAAAACCGACGGAGTCGCAGTTTCCATTAAGAATTTTTCTGAACTTTTAGCTTTGCGAGGCCATGAATTTTGTATTTGTGCCCCTAAATATGGGGATGGGGACTTTGAACGTATGACGGACAAAATCCAAGTGGTTCGATTTCGCTCTGGATATTTACCTAGTTATCCCGATATCAAGGTAGTTTTGCCTTCGCCTGGCAAAATCAAACGAGTTATTGAAGATTTTAAGCCGGATCTAATCCACATTCATACACCTGGGCTGCTCGGGCTTTATGCTGTCAATGCAGCAGAAAGGTTTGGGATTCCCACTATAGGAACATATCACACTTTGATGGCGGAACAAGAAATGTATGTTTCTTTTTATCGATTGTTTAAACTCGATAAACTTTTTTTTAAAGCCAATAAGTTTAAGAAAAAACTAAATATTGATGAGTTGGACAAAATTGTAAAATTTGATAATTTTAATATTCGCAAAAAAATAATCTTAAAGATTTGTAACGATATATATAACAGATGTGATGTGGTGATATCGCCAAGCCATCTCATTAAAGAACAGCTGATTGAATATGGAATCACTCGCCCCATTACTGTAGTTTCCAATGGAATGGATTTAAAACGATTCCAAGGAACTCCAAAAATTTATTCTAGTGGTGATGCGCCCAAATTTTTGCATGTGGGTCGAATTTCTTATGAAAAAAATTGTGATGTTGTGCTCAATGCTTTTAAAACCATTCATGAATATTACCCAAAAGCAACACTCACTATCATTGGAGAAGGTCCCGCTATACCTTCTTTGCAAAGACAAGCCGAACATTTAGGGATTCAAGACGCTGTCAGCTTTAAAGGTTTTATTCCTAATGCTGTATTACATGAAGAGTATCCCAAGTATGATGTTTTTTTGACTGCCTCAACGATGGAAACCCAAGGACTTGTAGTTTTAGAAGCAATAGCTTGTGGACTTCCAGCCGTTGGTGTAGATGCTTTTGCTTTGCCAGAACTGATACGGCATGGCGAAAACGGATACATTGCCAAGTCATTTGATGCCAAAGGAATTGCGCAAGGTGCTTTAGAAATTATTCGTAATCCAGATGAGTACGCTAAGTTTTCTAAGAATTCCATTCAAATTGCATCAGGGCATGAAATGGAAAAATGCGTTGATACAATGGAAGAAGTGTATTCCAAAGTAATCGAAGCAATGAAAGGTAAAGTGAAAAAATCAAATATCTTTGATTTGTTTTTTGACTTTATGCAATGA
- a CDS encoding glycosyltransferase family 9 protein yields the protein MTNLLVLRFSAMGDVALMTPALIAIAAKYANIQLTVVTRGNFAPFFYNIPNLNVLGINLKKYKGILGLWRMYRDIAKLGPFGHVIDLHGSVRSRFIAFLFRSQGVPYSKIIKGRREKLAQTRRYNKKLNQLPHTVERYLNVFRKAGFDAPIRKGPWLNVDGESKVYARDFFKSIGIDKKEGQWFGFAPFAGHVLKEWSFEKCKRLVEVLLDEFPDCNVFLFGGKDETKELEILRNHQTRAHIVQGGNLGIRGELGIMDRLDVMIGMDSSNVHIAALLKKPVIGIYGTTHPLSGFGPFAQEDSGVLQVDLPCRPCSIYGNTKCWRGDHACMELIDPLDVVRRIRLIQNVNTLW from the coding sequence ATGACAAACCTTTTGGTATTACGATTTTCGGCGATGGGAGATGTGGCTTTGATGACACCAGCCCTCATCGCCATAGCAGCTAAATACGCTAATATCCAACTGACAGTTGTTACAAGAGGAAACTTCGCACCTTTTTTCTACAATATCCCCAATCTTAATGTTTTAGGAATCAATCTAAAAAAATACAAAGGAATTTTAGGTCTCTGGAGGATGTATCGTGACATCGCCAAACTGGGACCATTCGGTCATGTGATCGATTTGCACGGGTCAGTCCGCTCTAGATTTATTGCCTTTTTATTTCGTAGCCAAGGTGTTCCCTATTCCAAAATCATTAAAGGTCGAAGGGAAAAACTAGCACAAACAAGACGTTATAATAAAAAATTAAACCAACTTCCTCATACAGTAGAACGTTATTTAAATGTTTTTCGAAAAGCAGGATTTGATGCACCTATTCGAAAGGGCCCATGGTTAAATGTTGATGGGGAATCAAAAGTGTATGCTCGAGATTTTTTTAAGTCCATAGGTATCGACAAAAAAGAAGGACAGTGGTTTGGATTTGCACCATTTGCGGGACATGTGCTCAAAGAATGGAGTTTTGAAAAATGCAAACGTCTTGTCGAAGTTTTGTTAGATGAATTCCCAGATTGTAATGTATTTTTGTTTGGTGGAAAAGACGAAACAAAAGAATTAGAAATCCTTCGAAACCACCAAACACGTGCTCATATCGTCCAAGGTGGAAATTTAGGAATCCGTGGGGAACTTGGGATTATGGATAGGTTAGATGTTATGATTGGGATGGATAGTTCCAACGTTCATATCGCTGCCCTTCTCAAAAAACCTGTGATTGGAATATATGGAACCACACATCCGCTTTCTGGATTTGGTCCTTTTGCCCAGGAAGATTCTGGAGTTTTACAAGTGGATTTACCTTGTCGCCCTTGTTCCATTTATGGAAATACCAAATGTTGGCGTGGAGACCATGCCTGTATGGAACTCATTGACCCACTTGATGTTGTTAGACGAATTCGACTCATTCAAAATGTAAATACACTTTGGTAA
- a CDS encoding DUF4254 domain-containing protein, with translation MKALEAIKAVSIFQESVLDWHKKEAPHPNPYPEGSLESTLYQKNHIDTIQWHIEDEIRRPDIALEDVVALKRKIDKLNQDRTDMVEKLDDFVIDMFRSITPKPDARLNSESPAWLLDRMSILELKIYHMEEQVSRKDSSATKEHIAKCQAKLDVLLDQREDLKKCLDELFSDYSEGTKRVKVYRQMKMYNDQNLNPSLYKNQK, from the coding sequence ATGAAAGCATTGGAAGCAATAAAAGCCGTCTCAATTTTCCAGGAATCCGTTCTGGATTGGCATAAAAAAGAAGCCCCTCATCCGAACCCTTACCCAGAAGGGAGTCTCGAATCCACTCTTTATCAAAAAAACCACATCGATACCATCCAATGGCATATTGAAGATGAAATCCGTAGGCCCGACATCGCTTTGGAAGATGTTGTGGCCCTCAAACGAAAGATCGATAAACTAAACCAAGATAGAACAGATATGGTGGAAAAACTAGATGATTTTGTGATAGATATGTTTCGTTCCATCACTCCGAAACCAGACGCTAGGTTAAACTCCGAATCGCCAGCTTGGTTACTCGATCGAATGAGTATTTTGGAACTCAAGATCTACCATATGGAAGAACAAGTTTCTAGAAAAGATTCCTCTGCCACGAAAGAACACATTGCTAAATGCCAAGCCAAACTAGATGTTCTCCTAGACCAAAGGGAAGATCTTAAAAAATGTTTGGATGAACTTTTTTCCGACTACTCAGAAGGAACCAAAAGAGTAAAAGTTTATCGTCAAATGAAGATGTACAATGATCAAAATTTAAATCCGTCATTGTATAAGAATCAAAAATGA
- a CDS encoding NRDE family protein, with protein MCLVVIAYKVHPDYPLVVVSNRDEFFERPTETLHLWDSSPNIIAGKDLKAGGTWLGANSSGKVSFLTNVRNLRKSPHPHPKSRGKLVLDFLQSNKELTSRSYREEVFSNASEYEGFNLFVYDGKDANYIGGDPLHVLELEPGFHSVSNASWNTVWPKTAKLKANVEQVFDSIPMDGNWLSRVTLEFFRLLSDADLVKEDSLLPDTGIGLERERYLSSIRIRVPGYGTRASTILFYGKNEVEILERTFPDPLSNEYSERREVLSFSES; from the coding sequence ATGTGCTTAGTTGTAATTGCATATAAGGTACATCCGGATTACCCGCTTGTCGTTGTTTCCAACAGGGATGAGTTTTTTGAAAGGCCAACGGAGACTCTCCACTTATGGGATTCGAGTCCAAACATCATTGCTGGAAAAGATTTAAAAGCAGGGGGGACTTGGCTCGGGGCCAATTCTTCCGGAAAGGTTTCCTTTCTCACCAATGTAAGAAATTTACGAAAGTCGCCGCACCCCCATCCTAAATCAAGAGGCAAACTTGTATTAGATTTTTTACAATCAAACAAAGAACTCACTTCTCGAAGTTATCGGGAAGAAGTTTTTTCCAATGCAAGTGAATATGAAGGATTCAATTTATTTGTATATGATGGCAAAGATGCAAATTATATCGGAGGAGATCCGTTACACGTTTTAGAATTGGAACCAGGATTTCATTCAGTGAGTAATGCAAGTTGGAATACCGTATGGCCAAAAACTGCAAAACTAAAAGCAAACGTGGAACAAGTGTTTGATTCTATTCCTATGGATGGAAATTGGCTTTCCCGTGTCACTTTAGAGTTTTTTCGATTACTCTCTGATGCGGATCTAGTGAAGGAAGATTCACTCCTTCCCGACACCGGAATTGGTCTCGAACGCGAAAGGTATTTATCATCCATACGGATTCGTGTTCCTGGATACGGAACCCGTGCTTCTACGATTTTATTTTATGGTAAAAATGAAGTGGAAATTTTGGAAAGAACCTTCCCCGATCCGCTTTCCAATGAATATTCGGAACGGAGAGAGGTTTTATCATTTAGCGAGAGTTAG
- the glyA gene encoding serine hydroxymethyltransferase, with product MSYLEKQDPEVYAALKKEDERQEHSLEMIASENFVSRPVLEAYHSTLTNKYAEGYPGKRYYNGCENADKIEQLAIERAKKMFGAEYANVQPHSGAQANMAVFLATLEPGDSFLGMNLAHGGHLTHGSAVNISGKYFKPIPYGVDEKTETINYDEVAKLAKEHKPKLIVVGASAYPRTIDFNKFREIADGIGAKIMADIAHISGLVVAGEHPSPIGVCDFVTTTTHKTLRGPRGGLILSSAEHEKILNSRVFPGIQGGPLMHVIAAKAVAFGEALQPDFKTYIKQVVKNAKVLADTFQKRGFRVVSGGTDNHIVLLDVSVKGLTGNDAANGLDHVGVTVNKNAIPFDKNPPAVASGIRLGTPALTTRGLKEKEIEAVGNLICDYLDHFGDSTWESKVKAGVKEITSAFPMTNFRLEN from the coding sequence ATGAGTTATTTAGAAAAACAAGATCCAGAAGTTTACGCCGCATTAAAAAAAGAAGATGAACGCCAAGAACATTCCCTAGAGATGATTGCTAGTGAAAACTTTGTTTCGCGTCCTGTGCTCGAAGCTTACCACTCTACTCTCACTAACAAATATGCAGAAGGATACCCTGGAAAACGTTACTACAACGGTTGCGAAAATGCGGACAAAATAGAACAACTTGCGATTGAACGTGCAAAAAAAATGTTTGGTGCAGAATATGCAAATGTGCAACCACATAGCGGTGCGCAGGCGAATATGGCAGTATTTCTTGCAACTCTAGAACCTGGTGACAGTTTCCTTGGAATGAATTTAGCCCATGGTGGTCACCTAACACATGGTAGTGCAGTCAATATCAGTGGAAAATATTTTAAGCCAATTCCTTATGGTGTAGATGAAAAAACAGAAACAATTAATTACGATGAAGTAGCAAAACTTGCCAAAGAACACAAACCAAAACTAATCGTTGTTGGTGCATCAGCTTACCCGAGAACCATTGATTTTAACAAGTTCCGCGAAATTGCAGATGGAATTGGTGCTAAAATCATGGCTGATATTGCACATATCTCAGGCCTTGTGGTTGCCGGCGAACACCCAAGTCCTATCGGTGTCTGTGATTTCGTCACAACCACCACCCACAAAACATTACGTGGACCAAGAGGCGGACTCATCCTTTCCTCGGCAGAACATGAAAAGATTTTAAACTCACGAGTGTTTCCTGGAATCCAAGGGGGACCACTCATGCACGTGATTGCTGCAAAAGCTGTTGCCTTCGGAGAAGCTTTACAACCTGATTTCAAAACTTATATCAAACAAGTAGTAAAGAACGCAAAAGTCCTTGCAGATACATTCCAAAAACGGGGTTTTCGTGTGGTTTCTGGTGGAACGGACAACCATATCGTTCTTCTGGATGTATCCGTCAAAGGACTCACAGGAAATGATGCGGCAAATGGACTCGATCATGTGGGAGTGACTGTTAATAAAAACGCCATTCCATTCGATAAAAATCCCCCAGCAGTGGCATCAGGAATTCGACTCGGAACACCTGCGCTTACCACTCGTGGTCTAAAAGAAAAAGAAATCGAAGCTGTTGGAAATCTAATCTGTGATTATCTAGATCATTTTGGTGATTCTACTTGGGAATCAAAAGTAAAAGCAGGAGTCAAAGAAATCACTTCGGCTTTCCCTATGACAAACTTCCGATTAGAAAACTAA